The following are encoded together in the Pempheris klunzingeri isolate RE-2024b chromosome 24, fPemKlu1.hap1, whole genome shotgun sequence genome:
- the LOC139223932 gene encoding high mobility group nucleosome-binding domain-containing protein 5-like yields the protein MASWWPTADVLDSLDLEENSIVSRVIQAVGLFGDILSLEDTMGKIQEEEDEEEGGEEEEEVEEDDGNVEKEEEGEEKETMTERQEEEEVEEVEEGDEAEEDDGNVEKEVEVREEEEEWEKEEKDTKAEKQEEEEVGKEEEVEEEDEEQGGEEEEEAEEDDRHVEKEVEVTEEEEGEEKETMTERQEEEEVEKEEEVEEEDEEQGGEEEEEAEEETMTERQEEEEVEKEEEVEEEDESIEEEGERTKEVKGEETGGENIEEEEEKDTKAEKQEEEEVEERREECKIEGGGEEVEEEEENIEKRGEEEEERTKEEEMGGENMEEEETKAEKQEEEEVDEKTEQGEEEIEERREEGKIEGGGEEREEEEDEENKEQKNEGKDEKEIEDREKEMKKEEEEEKEEKEEGGGDERVGREEKSHDEEEGEGGEEQRGVEEEEKEKLAVEEGKEEEEVDEEVDEERKEQDRRKETEKMEETEKGEKEVKKEEEQIDGREEEMESQKPSSSSSSSSSPPALSPEGAETGSEFPRIPAAAAKTLIEDIHHGSTSGDKEPRGTPAWTHTAPPTHTNPPSVHTHQDLTEEETQRCETPSLTSLPAPGRLGETREEAGGDIQDITPELQTASGRRLEEKAPLMDAAAEPSLAAGSGGEKELSPAHDPSSTGHPKTEEMEDKRDKDDKGEDSHKTNGEAHTAAGETNGSRQPSNHGRMNVLVGPKVKN from the exons ATGGCGAGCTGGTGGCCGACCGCAGACGTGTTGGACAGTCTGGACCTGGAGGAAAACTCCATAGTGTCGCGGGTGATCCAGGCGGTCGGGCTGTTTGGAGATATTCTGTCTCTGGAGGACACGATGGGCAaaatacaggaggaggaggacgaagaggaaggaggtgaggaggaggaagaagtggagGAAGATGACGGAAATGttgaaaaggaggaggaaggagaagagaaagaaacaatgactgaaagacaggaggaagaggaggtggaagaagtggaggagggggacgAAGCGGAGGAAGACGACGGAAATGTTGAAAAGGAGGTggaagtgagagaggaggaggaagagtgggagaaagaggagaaagatacAAAGGctgaaaaacaggaggaagaggaggtgggaaaagaggaagaagtggaggaagaggatgaagagcaaggaggtgaggaggaggaagaagcgGAGGAAGACGACAGACATGTTGAAAAGGAAGTGgaagtgacagaggaggaggaaggagaagagaaagaaacaatgactgaaagacaggaggaagaggaggtggaaaaagaggaagaagtggaggaggaggatgaagagcaaggaggtgaggaggaggaagaagcgGAGGAAGAAACAATGACtgaaagacaggaggaagaggaggtggaaaaagaggaagaagtggaggaggaagatgaaagtattgaagaggagggagagaggacaaAAGAGGTGAAGGGGGAGGAGACGGGAGGAGAGAACattgaggaggaagaggagaaagatacAAAGGctgaaaaacaggaggaagaggaggtagaagaaagaagggaggagTGCAAGattgagggaggaggagaagaagtagaggaggaggaagaaaatattgaaaaacggggagaagaggaggaagagaggacaaaagaggaggagatgggaggagagaacatggaggaggaagaaacaaaggctgaaaaacaggaggaagaggaggtggatgaAAAGACAGagcaaggagaggaggagatagaagaaagaagggaggagggCAAGattgagggaggaggagaagaaagggaggaggaggaagatgaggagaataaagaacagaaaaatgagGGAAAAGACGAAAAGGAGATTgaagatagagagaaagagatgaagaaggaggaagaggaggaaaaggaggaaaaggaggaaggaggtggGGATGAAAGAgtagggagggaggagaagagtcACGATGAAGAAGagggtgaaggaggagaagaacagaGGGGggtagaggaggaagaaaaggaaaagttggctgtggaggaaggaaaggaggaagaagaggttGATGAAGAGGttgatgaagaaagaaaagaacaagacaggaggaaagaaacagaaaaaatggaGGAGAcggaaaagggagagaaggaggtgaagaaagaagaagaacagattgatggaagagaagaagaaatggagtCCCAGaaaccatcatcatcctcctcctcctcatcatcacctccAGCACTGAGTCCTGAaggagcagaaacaggaagtgaatttCCCAGAATTCCTGCAGCCGCTGCCAAAACCCTCATCGAGGACATTCATCACGGCTCAACGAGCGGCGACAAAGAGCCGAGGGGAACGCCGGCCTGGACCCACACCGCCCCTCCGACACACACAAACCCGCCGTCTGTCCACACTCATCAGGacctgacagaggaggaaacgcAGAGGTGTGAAACGCCGTCgctgacatcacttcctgctccAGGACGTCTAGGTGAAACCAGAGAAGAAGCAGGAGGCGACATCCAAGACATCACACCTGAACTACAGACAG CATCAGGTCGcaggctggaggagaaagcGCCGTTGATGGATGCAGCTGCTGAGCCATCGTTAGCGGCCGGATCAGGAGGCGAAAAAGAGCTCAGTCCGGCCCACGACCCATCCAGCACGGGACACCCCAAGACggaagagatggaggacaaaagagacaaagacgACAAAGGTGAAGACTCTCACAAGACGAACGGCGAGGCACACACAGCGGCTGGCGAGACGAACGGCAGCCGCCAGCCGTCAAA CCACGGCCGGATGAACGTGCTAGTAGGCCCCAAGGTGAAGAATTAG